One part of the Natronorubrum sediminis genome encodes these proteins:
- a CDS encoding PQQ-like beta-propeller repeat protein, with amino-acid sequence MEYEPNQTRREWINACAVVVGGTAVAGCIEEDNNDDSNGKDSNQDSNWPMYGIDVQNTGYQPNVSGPEGGNIELREVYDIGGGSSYPVVTAGDHIYVTSRDGIVLALNRETEELIWEAEGHGPLMVFEDRVYGPRGSHRIYGYDREDGVRWESDEIDLQRSLNLNNEPIVTEDGIFVISDHNVWKIDIDTGEYTSVREYPRDSRDLTGTTDIPAYNDGVLYHAMGIELFALDIESGEHKWSVESENVLHIGNPSVSNDTIYIPGGGKMIYAFDIDSGKKLWAVEMYDSVGERPTVAEGLIYIDDGQRLTAIDSHTGEIDWDVETPAGTNEVIVANGTVYSSDIFGLRAHDMHSGTLKWEFEIEEPTEDGFSTPPAVFNDAIYCISANGHLYSLEDT; translated from the coding sequence ATGGAATATGAACCTAACCAGACACGCCGAGAGTGGATCAATGCTTGTGCAGTTGTCGTAGGTGGAACTGCAGTTGCAGGATGTATTGAGGAAGACAACAATGATGATAGTAATGGAAAGGATAGTAATCAAGACTCAAATTGGCCAATGTACGGGATTGATGTGCAAAACACTGGGTATCAACCGAATGTATCTGGCCCAGAAGGCGGTAATATCGAGCTGAGAGAAGTTTACGATATTGGTGGTGGAAGTTCGTATCCAGTCGTAACTGCTGGCGACCACATCTATGTGACGAGTCGCGATGGTATCGTATTAGCATTAAATCGTGAAACAGAGGAACTCATCTGGGAAGCAGAAGGTCATGGCCCACTAATGGTTTTCGAGGACCGTGTCTATGGTCCGCGTGGAAGCCACCGTATATACGGTTACGACAGAGAAGATGGGGTGCGATGGGAATCGGATGAAATTGACCTTCAGCGAAGTCTCAATCTAAACAACGAGCCAATTGTGACGGAAGACGGTATTTTTGTTATCTCTGATCACAACGTTTGGAAGATTGATATAGACACTGGAGAGTATACCAGTGTCCGTGAATACCCTCGAGATTCGCGTGATCTTACTGGAACTACTGATATTCCTGCATACAATGATGGTGTACTCTATCATGCTATGGGGATCGAGTTATTTGCATTAGATATTGAAAGTGGTGAGCATAAATGGAGTGTCGAGAGTGAAAACGTCCTACACATTGGTAACCCATCAGTATCTAACGATACCATCTATATTCCTGGTGGTGGAAAAATGATATACGCTTTTGATATTGATTCTGGTAAGAAATTATGGGCGGTCGAAATGTATGATAGTGTTGGAGAACGTCCTACTGTTGCTGAGGGGCTGATATATATTGATGATGGTCAGAGGTTAACTGCAATCGATTCACACACGGGTGAAATTGATTGGGATGTAGAGACACCTGCGGGAACTAACGAGGTTATTGTAGCAAATGGGACAGTATATAGTTCGGACATTTTCGGACTCCGTGCTCACGATATGCATTCCGGAACCCTCAAATGGGAATTCGAAATTGAGGAACCAACTGAAGACGGCTTCTCAACACCACCAGCGGTGTTCAATGATGCTATATATTGCATATCAGCTAATGGACATCTGTATTCTCTTGAAGACACCTAA
- a CDS encoding outer membrane protein assembly factor BamB family protein — MEKRWNQSRRQWLGACASLGSATVLAGCFGSDSDDDLSPEEENETGADWPMYGVDLQNTNYQPNATEVEEDELTKSSVIELDGISTHPVTISEGHICGHSTGGKMFTIDIDTGNILWERENFGRPIIHDDTVYGPTTDERIHGYNIKNGDHWESQTIDPIDGLGYPLPTEEAIFVFSSELLWKVDYETGEYTKVIELPPYIGGYSEWPAFQDDIIYMSRSSEMHAINVKTPEILWTFEPEGGGSMADSNPTIGNGLIYTTSRDQNLHAIEIESGNEVWSIDTDTRAETSPAFAKDIVYLAESGRAVAVDADSGEIVWEDAETIIGKPQDMVIVSGTCYTATRFGIWAHDASTGDLNWEYRIPDESDVGFIASPTISDGQIYIPSSDEKLYSIGGS; from the coding sequence ATGGAAAAGCGTTGGAATCAATCGCGCCGACAATGGCTCGGTGCCTGTGCAAGTCTTGGAAGTGCAACCGTCCTTGCAGGGTGTTTCGGAAGTGACAGTGATGATGACTTAAGCCCTGAAGAGGAAAATGAGACAGGTGCAGATTGGCCGATGTATGGCGTTGATCTGCAGAACACAAACTATCAGCCGAATGCAACAGAGGTAGAGGAAGATGAATTAACCAAAAGTAGTGTTATTGAATTGGATGGGATTAGTACCCATCCAGTTACTATTTCTGAGGGACATATTTGTGGCCATAGTACCGGCGGGAAAATGTTCACGATAGATATCGACACTGGAAATATATTGTGGGAAAGAGAGAATTTTGGCAGGCCTATTATTCATGATGACACTGTTTACGGCCCAACAACAGATGAACGAATTCACGGGTATAATATAAAGAATGGCGACCACTGGGAATCACAAACAATTGATCCTATTGATGGACTTGGTTATCCATTACCAACTGAAGAGGCGATCTTCGTTTTTAGTTCGGAATTACTTTGGAAGGTTGACTATGAAACAGGAGAATACACGAAAGTTATTGAATTACCACCATATATTGGCGGTTATAGTGAGTGGCCAGCATTTCAAGATGATATCATCTATATGTCTCGATCGTCCGAAATGCATGCAATAAACGTAAAAACCCCCGAAATTCTGTGGACTTTCGAACCTGAGGGAGGGGGAAGTATGGCAGATAGTAATCCGACAATTGGTAACGGGCTAATTTACACAACAAGTCGCGACCAAAATTTGCACGCTATTGAGATAGAGTCCGGAAACGAAGTTTGGTCAATTGACACAGACACACGTGCTGAAACCAGTCCCGCGTTCGCAAAAGACATTGTTTACCTCGCAGAATCAGGGCGTGCAGTTGCTGTTGATGCTGATTCCGGTGAAATAGTGTGGGAAGATGCTGAAACAATCATCGGAAAACCACAAGATATGGTAATTGTGAGTGGAACGTGTTATACAGCAACTCGATTTGGTATCTGGGCTCATGACGCGTCTACAGGCGACCTCAATTGGGAATATCGTATTCCAGACGAGAGTGATGTAGGCTTCATTGCTTCCCCAACTATTTCGGATGGTCAAATATACATCCCATCTAGCGATGAAAAGTTGTATTCTATTGGGGGTTCATGA
- a CDS encoding thiamine-phosphate synthase family protein: MSLVLPSELVVDRFLPTVRAMLATRLAERGLTQQEIATNLGVTQAAVSKYISGDGGGDDRFREHPETVATVDRLANGLSSEEMDGYDALSELLALVHSLVDRGPICELHEEEMPGLQGLGCDLCVRGLDSDVRAERDVLASVRTAARTLAAIPEMVSYVPNVGTNVGMALPDPYDKTDIAAIPGRIYAMGRRIEIPANPEFGASKHVATAILAANDTDQAIRGATNIATDDALLETARELGLDPLEFDAEYENRGDHLRSRFDERGGVPPVAYHRGAFGIEPTTYVFGVDAGAATERVRTLVTESSESQFSSPT; the protein is encoded by the coding sequence ATGTCCCTCGTCTTACCCAGCGAACTCGTCGTCGATCGGTTTCTCCCGACGGTTCGGGCCATGCTCGCGACCAGACTAGCTGAACGCGGTCTGACCCAACAGGAGATTGCAACGAATCTCGGAGTGACACAAGCTGCCGTCAGTAAGTACATTAGCGGTGACGGCGGCGGCGACGATCGCTTTCGAGAGCACCCTGAAACAGTTGCTACCGTCGATCGTCTCGCCAATGGACTCTCGAGTGAAGAGATGGACGGCTACGACGCGCTGTCCGAGCTACTAGCCCTCGTGCACAGTCTCGTTGATCGCGGGCCAATCTGTGAACTCCACGAAGAGGAAATGCCGGGACTCCAAGGGCTTGGATGTGACCTCTGCGTGCGCGGACTCGATTCCGACGTCCGCGCCGAACGCGACGTGCTCGCCTCCGTTCGAACCGCTGCGCGGACGCTTGCAGCCATCCCTGAAATGGTATCGTACGTCCCAAACGTTGGAACCAACGTCGGGATGGCACTTCCGGACCCATACGACAAGACCGACATCGCCGCAATACCCGGCCGAATATACGCGATGGGAAGACGAATCGAGATTCCCGCAAATCCCGAATTCGGTGCCTCGAAACACGTCGCCACCGCCATTCTCGCAGCGAACGATACCGACCAGGCGATCCGCGGGGCGACTAACATCGCGACCGATGACGCGTTGCTCGAAACCGCTCGAGAGTTGGGGTTAGATCCACTCGAGTTCGACGCGGAGTACGAAAACCGCGGCGATCACCTCCGGTCTCGCTTCGACGAACGGGGTGGTGTCCCACCGGTCGCGTATCACCGTGGTGCGTTTGGCATCGAGCCAACGACGTACGTGTTCGGAGTCGACGCAGGGGCAGCAACTGAACGGGTTCGGACACTCGTTACTGAATCGTCGGAGAGCCAATTTTCGTCGCCCACGTGA
- a CDS encoding isopentenyl phosphate kinase, translated as MIVLKLGGSVITHKDRAETLDGESLEQAADSIAQTLGNEKDALKGGLVLVHGGGSFGHHNASKHGVSTTAGTNDAGAVLEIHGAMKTLNQFVLTRLLERGVQAVPVHPFSTACRDGDGALELPTSQVESMLAEGFVPVLHGDVIAQTGRGATVVSGDELVVELAQALEADRIGLCSTVPGVLDEEDAVIDRISNYEAVESVLGASETTDVTGGMAGKVNGLLELEVAASIFGLDGLASFLEGKNPGTTIE; from the coding sequence ATGATCGTATTGAAACTCGGGGGGAGTGTCATCACTCACAAGGACCGGGCTGAAACCCTCGATGGAGAGTCTCTCGAGCAAGCGGCTGATTCGATTGCACAGACCCTCGGAAACGAGAAGGATGCACTCAAGGGTGGACTCGTCCTCGTCCACGGTGGCGGCAGTTTCGGCCACCACAACGCCAGCAAACACGGTGTGAGCACGACGGCAGGAACGAACGACGCGGGTGCTGTCCTCGAAATTCACGGGGCGATGAAGACGCTGAATCAGTTCGTGTTGACGCGGCTGCTCGAACGCGGCGTACAGGCAGTTCCGGTACATCCGTTTTCGACAGCGTGCCGGGATGGGGACGGGGCCCTCGAGCTTCCGACCAGCCAGGTAGAGTCGATGCTCGCGGAGGGGTTCGTTCCGGTCCTTCACGGCGACGTGATCGCACAGACGGGCCGCGGGGCAACCGTCGTCAGTGGCGACGAACTGGTCGTCGAACTGGCTCAAGCCCTCGAGGCCGACCGAATCGGCCTTTGCTCGACGGTTCCGGGCGTGCTAGACGAGGAGGACGCCGTGATCGACCGGATTTCGAACTACGAAGCCGTCGAGTCCGTACTGGGTGCTAGTGAGACGACCGACGTCACTGGTGGAATGGCTGGGAAAGTCAACGGGTTACTCGAACTCGAGGTGGCGGCGTCGATTTTCGGACTCGACGGATTGGCGTCATTTCTCGAAGGGAAGAACCCAGGGACGACGATCGAGTAG